CTGAAAACTTGTGAGTTGGCATACAAACGATACGGAATAGAATCAGTAGCTGTATTTGTTAAGTTTTTGATTGTGTAACGAGCAATTCCACCACCGACACAACGTCCAGTAATCTCATATTTATTTTCATTATCCGTCCAATCTTCACAAGAGTTAGCAGGAGAAATAGTAGCTTTTACGCATTGAGTAAGTCCACGTATTTCTTCAATTCCACAAATGACAGAATCTTGAAAAACGATTTTTTCAGAATTTCCAGCAGCCAAACTACCAATATCGAAGAAATAGCTATTTCCTTCTTTTCTACTCCAAGAAGGTGAGCTAGAAACAGGGAAGATATAATCAGGATATTCTACTTTTACCTCTACATTTTGAGCAGTAACAAAACCTTTGTTTTGATATTCTACTGTCGTACTGCTCATAAAACATCTACGACGAGGTTCGTTTATGATGTTAATAGAAAGGTAGGAACAAGGAAGAGTCTGATAACCAAAATGAAGTGAAGTAGGGTCTTGAATTTGTCCTCCATTAATAACTACTTGCTTTACTGTATCACAATTTGGAATAATATATTGAGCTAAATAATTATTAGCAAGAGAACTTCTTAGTGTATAATTTCCTTCTGAAAATGGCATTAAAAAATCTCCATTAAGATTAGACATTGCATAATAACCATCATTTCGTTTTATCAAAATACTTGAAATGGCTTGATCAGTTGGATTTAATTGACAATTTGTATTTAAATCTGCAAACACTTTGCCTTCTCCCCTAAAAGTAGGAAAAACAAAACTATCGTCTTTTATTTTACCGATATATTGTAATAAACCTTCTGTGTTTTGAATAAAGGGTACATTAGGCAAGGTAGTCGTTCCGATAGTGCTATTAGGAACATAAACGCCACTTACATAAATATTTCCTCTATTGTCTACAGCTAAACCTCTTTTATTGTCATTATAAACATCGCCATTTAGTTTGGGAACACCTAAGTTTACTCCCCAGTCTACACCTACAGATTGATTGATTTTTACTAAAAAATGGCTTTCACTTTCGTCAGTCAAAATATGAGAGGTATTACCAAACGTTACATTTGTTCCTCTTCCATCAACTCCCTTTATTGTAAAAGCAACATATATATTTTCAGAATTATCAACTACCATTCCTTGATAATTTGAAAGGTATGTTGCTACTCCATTGTTTGTTGGAAAATCTTGTTGCCAAATTATATTTTGGTTATTATCTGTTTTTACTACATAACAAGTTCTTTCACTTGTTTGCATCTCATTGCTTGATACTCCAAAAATAAAAATATGCTCTCCTACTCTATCAAGTAACAAACGCAAATAAAGCTCTCCAATTTCAGTTTGTACATTATTATGGTATAACAAATTTCCATTTGTATCATACTTTATCAAAAAAGCAGGAAAAATTTTATTTCTCAAATTATTGGTTTCTGAGCTTCCATTGAATACTAAAGTTTCTCCAGTAGCGTGTATTGATATAATAGGATTTCCATTAGAATCTATTATTAAGTCGTCAAAATTCACGTAGCCTAATTCTGATACTATTTGTCTGTTCCAAATATATTGTCCACTACTACTAAATTTTAAAGTTAAAACTTCTGAGCCTTGTCCTCCACCATATATAGGGTCATTAGCAGGGGGATAAGTGTTTTTAGGAATAGTAAATGTAGTTCCATCTATATTAAACTGATAAGGCGTTCCGTCTTTATCTTGTGCTAAAACAGTAAGAGCTAAGAATACGTTATTTTGGTCATCAACAGAGATTTTTGTTCCTTGTCTAACAAAATTCAAGCTTTCACTATGCAGCAATAATGCTTTATGCCAAATTTCATCTCCAGTAGGAGATAGTTTCAATATAAAATTATCGATTTGATTGTATTGATTGTTTGACCATGTAACTCTATCTAAAGTTCTGTTGTAGCCTGAACTAAAAACTACATGAATATTTCCAGAATTGTCAATTTCTATATTTGAAAAATCTAAATCATTGTATGAATTAGCTGTTGGGTTAGTAGCAAAATCTGTAAACCATTCACCATTTTTTATCCAAATTACTTCATCAGTAGGAGATATTTTGGCTACAAAAAACTTGTTATTTTGACTTTGCGTAAACGGAACATTATTTCCTTCTACACTTAAAGCATTTCCAATTCCAAAACCAGAGATAATTTTATTATTATCTGCATCTATTTTGATACTTGTTATATCACAATAATGCAATTCTAAAATATCTGTCCAAACCTGTGCAAAGGCTGCATTACTCAAAAGATTGCAACTAAATAAAAGCACTAAAAAACAGGTAAAAATCCGTTTCATTATCAATTTAATTTTAAGTGAAAATAGCTTTTTAAAATAAAATACAAAGGTAAGGTTTGCTATTGATAAAAGAAAATTATTACAAAACAAAAAAATCATCAACAAAACAGATTTGCTGATGACTTTTTTTATTCTTTTTAAGAAATGCTAAAAATTACTTTTTCAAAACTACTTTTTTATAGAATATTCCTTTTTGAGAAACAATTTTTACAAAATAAATTCCATTACTCAAGTTATTCAAATCAAGAGTGATTTTATTAGAATTTGTAATGAGAGTTTTTTGTAGTTCCATTCCCAAAGCGTTTACTAAAATTACTTCACTAGCATTCAAAACCGTATTCAATTCTACATTTAATAAAGAAGTAGTCGGATTTGGATATATTTTGATGTAATTAGCCTTGATAAAATCATCATTAGATAGAATTTTATCTATTGTAAATGGCTCAGAAGTAATAGATGTATCTCCACTAGAAATAACGACTGTATAAACTCCAATTCTATTTTCTAATGTTGATAAGTCTAATTTTGCGCCTGTTTGTCCAGTTATCAAAACGCCATCTCTGTACCATTGATAAGTAACTTTTCCAGTCGGAACAGATAATGTAGCTTCAGTTTCATTAAAATCAATAGTAAATTTGTAGTCTGTGTTTGTAGATTGTACAATAACTGTATCTTGTTTTGCTTCTCCACAAACAGCAACTCTCCAAACTAGTTTTGTAGGGAAAGGTAAAAGTCCAGTAACTTTACTATTATTTTTAGAAGCATTTTCTAGCTCTCCAAAACCTGAAAGTAAAGACCAACTTCCAAATACTTGTGTCGCTTGTGCTGCTAAAGTAGCCGTAGAATTTGTAGTTTCTATATCGTTTCCTGCGTTGGCGACAAGCTCAAAATTAGCATCTGAACAGTTGAAAACAGGCAGATTCAAGTTAGAATTTGTTAGAGGAAGAACAGCAACTTTATTAGAAATTGTATTTGTAATAATTGGCGAATTAAAATCAAAATAAATAGCTGCTCTGTTTTTTATAACTGTTCCGATAGAGTTATTCGCTTTTTGTTTGATTTTGAATTTGATAAATCCGTGAGAAGCTGGCTCGTTTGAATTACTATCTGGAAGATTAATGTTATCAAACTCAAAACGCAAGACACGAGTATCAGCATCGCCATCAATCAATAATTTATAATCATGAGAAACCATTCCCAAACGAATTGTTTCTATATCTAAAAACTCTGAAAGCGTATCTAAAACTACGATATTTACAGCTTCAATGGTACCTGTATTTTGAAAGCGAATAGTGTAATCTAATTCTGTAGTTTTTTCTATTAGATTTTCATTTGTCAAGCCAAAAGGCACAACTTGTTTGTCATTAGGGTCATAACTATCCAAAATTTCTGAACACGAAGTTTCCGAACGCTCTCCACCATCATTTTGAGGAAGTGCCACTCCAGATTGTTGTACAGGAGCAACACTAACAACAGGATTAGGGTTTTCAGCTTTGGTCTTGTAAGGAATAGCAACTTGACAGCCTTCTACAAAAGCAGAAATAGGGTCGTGATTTTGAGGAAATAATTCCATTCTCATCGTCATTCCATTGGTAAATACTTCAATTTCTACTTCTCCATTTGCAGGTAATAATGTATTTCTTTCAGCAAAAACTTTTGAGTTAGCATATAGACGATATGGAATAGAGTCAGTAGATGTATTTGTTAGGTTTTTGATGGTATAGCGAGCGACTCCACCACCTACACAACGTCCAGAAATTTCGTATTTATTTTCGTTATCTGTCCAATCTTCACACATATTGGCAGGAGAAATGGTAGCTTTTACGCATTGCGTAAGTCCACGTATTGCTTCAATTCCACAAATAACTGAATCTTGAAAAATGATTTTTTCAGCATTTCCAGCAGCTAAACTACCAACATTAAAGAAATAGCTATTTCCTTCTTTCCTAGTCCAAGCAGGCGAACTAGAAACAGGGAATATATAATCAGGGTATTCTACTTTTACTTCTACATTTTGAGCTGTTGCAAAGCCTTGATTTTGGTACTCTACTGTTGTACTACTCATAAAACATCTTCTGCGACGTTCATTTGTTAAATCAATAGTAAGATAAGAACAAGGTTTTACTTTATAGCCGAAGTTAATAGAGTTTGGGTCTTGAAGTTGTAAATCCTTTATTACGACTTGTTTGATAGTATCACAGTTATTTTGGCTAGGAATATACTTGTAGAAATCACTGTTTAGTATTTTACTTTCTAGAACAACTGAGTCATTTTCGTTTGGTATAAAATAGCTTCCTTTTTTATCTGAAATAGTATAATATTGACCATTTTTTAAAATCAATGTATGAGGTAGACTCATATCACTGCTATTTGGCTCACAGTCAAAATTTCTATCGCTAAATGTTTTTCCTTCAAACCAATGTGGGGAATCTACAAAATCTGTATCACGTATCTTCATTACATAATTAAGCCCACAATTATAGCAAGGTACAAATGGAAGCTGTCCTGCTAATTCTTTGTTTTTTATATATAGACCACTCACATATATATACCCTGTGTCATCTACTGTTAAGCCTGGTCTTTTTGAATGTGACATAACATTTGAATAATTTTCACGTAATCCTAAATTAATGCCCCAGTTTAGCCCCTCAGATTTAGTATGTTTTAATAGAAATATTTGTCCCATAGGTAGCCCAGATTTTGTTTCAAGTGGGTATACCGTATTTCCAAATTTTACATTTTCCGAATAGGGCAAAAAACGAGCTATGATATATTTATTTTCAGCTCTATCTACAACAAAATCCTTTACCTCGAAATATTGATCTACACCACTTCCATTTCGCACATAATCATCTTGATGAACCACGTTACGATAGTTTTCTAGTTCTAAGACTGAAAGGAAAGGAAAGCTTCTTCCCGCAGCAAATAGCTTATTTTTCAAGTAAAATAATTTTAATTGTCCGAAACCTCCATTAGCACCTTCAATTACCCCATAATCTAATACTTCTCCATTAGGATTATAAGTAACTAGACAGCTACCAGCAGAATTTGGGTTATTGAAGTCATCGAATGTATCAAAGTTTTTAAAGGAAATTGTACCACTACCACCATAAGAACTAGTATATAGCGAGATATCATCGTCAGCACTAATTACTATATCTTCTAATATTGTTCCATGGGCTACATCTACTATTCCTCTGCTCCATACATATTTCCCATTTAGATCAAACTTAACCGTAACAACACCTGTATTAGTGTTTGATAATTGCCATTCTTGTATGGTAAAATCTTTATCATCTATTGTAACCCAAAACTGCCCACTAGTAACACCAGGTTTTCTTCCCATTATTGTCTCACACAAAAATGTATTACCTTGACTATCTACTACTATCTTAGCAGTTTCCCTTGAAGGTTTATTGAGGTAAAGAGCTCTGTGCCAAACTTCATTACCTTGTGGATCTAGTTTAAGCAAAAAATTGTCAATATCATCATATGTATTACCT
This is a stretch of genomic DNA from Bernardetia sp. MNP-M8. It encodes these proteins:
- a CDS encoding T9SS type A sorting domain-containing protein, whose product is MAQQIEDISIWAPSSIRAIKIDKQGNKIVAGYTSGSTFFIGDSIEIDMKITNYSGLKFFVAKMDKYDQLIWFRHGVWFSDKSSYEGDQVSVEIDNFNNISILYSVGGVPVVSSQNEHRLIRELKWKGNTYDDIDNFLLKLDPQGNEVWHRALYLNKPSRETAKIVVDSQGNTFLCETIMGRKPGVTSGQFWVTIDDKDFTIQEWQLSNTNTGVVTVKFDLNGKYVWSRGIVDVAHGTILEDIVISADDDISLYTSSYGGSGTISFKNFDTFDDFNNPNSAGSCLVTYNPNGEVLDYGVIEGANGGFGQLKLFYLKNKLFAAGRSFPFLSVLELENYRNVVHQDDYVRNGSGVDQYFEVKDFVVDRAENKYIIARFLPYSENVKFGNTVYPLETKSGLPMGQIFLLKHTKSEGLNWGINLGLRENYSNVMSHSKRPGLTVDDTGYIYVSGLYIKNKELAGQLPFVPCYNCGLNYVMKIRDTDFVDSPHWFEGKTFSDRNFDCEPNSSDMSLPHTLILKNGQYYTISDKKGSYFIPNENDSVVLESKILNSDFYKYIPSQNNCDTIKQVVIKDLQLQDPNSINFGYKVKPCSYLTIDLTNERRRRCFMSSTTVEYQNQGFATAQNVEVKVEYPDYIFPVSSSPAWTRKEGNSYFFNVGSLAAGNAEKIIFQDSVICGIEAIRGLTQCVKATISPANMCEDWTDNENKYEISGRCVGGGVARYTIKNLTNTSTDSIPYRLYANSKVFAERNTLLPANGEVEIEVFTNGMTMRMELFPQNHDPISAFVEGCQVAIPYKTKAENPNPVVSVAPVQQSGVALPQNDGGERSETSCSEILDSYDPNDKQVVPFGLTNENLIEKTTELDYTIRFQNTGTIEAVNIVVLDTLSEFLDIETIRLGMVSHDYKLLIDGDADTRVLRFEFDNINLPDSNSNEPASHGFIKFKIKQKANNSIGTVIKNRAAIYFDFNSPIITNTISNKVAVLPLTNSNLNLPVFNCSDANFELVANAGNDIETTNSTATLAAQATQVFGSWSLLSGFGELENASKNNSKVTGLLPFPTKLVWRVAVCGEAKQDTVIVQSTNTDYKFTIDFNETEATLSVPTGKVTYQWYRDGVLITGQTGAKLDLSTLENRIGVYTVVISSGDTSITSEPFTIDKILSNDDFIKANYIKIYPNPTTSLLNVELNTVLNASEVILVNALGMELQKTLITNSNKITLDLNNLSNGIYFVKIVSQKGIFYKKVVLKK
- a CDS encoding T9SS type A sorting domain-containing protein, whose product is MKRIFTCFLVLLFSCNLLSNAAFAQVWTDILELHYCDITSIKIDADNNKIISGFGIGNALSVEGNNVPFTQSQNNKFFVAKISPTDEVIWIKNGEWFTDFATNPTANSYNDLDFSNIEIDNSGNIHVVFSSGYNRTLDRVTWSNNQYNQIDNFILKLSPTGDEIWHKALLLHSESLNFVRQGTKISVDDQNNVFLALTVLAQDKDGTPYQFNIDGTTFTIPKNTYPPANDPIYGGGQGSEVLTLKFSSSGQYIWNRQIVSELGYVNFDDLIIDSNGNPIISIHATGETLVFNGSSETNNLRNKIFPAFLIKYDTNGNLLYHNNVQTEIGELYLRLLLDRVGEHIFIFGVSSNEMQTSERTCYVVKTDNNQNIIWQQDFPTNNGVATYLSNYQGMVVDNSENIYVAFTIKGVDGRGTNVTFGNTSHILTDESESHFLVKINQSVGVDWGVNLGVPKLNGDVYNDNKRGLAVDNRGNIYVSGVYVPNSTIGTTTLPNVPFIQNTEGLLQYIGKIKDDSFVFPTFRGEGKVFADLNTNCQLNPTDQAISSILIKRNDGYYAMSNLNGDFLMPFSEGNYTLRSSLANNYLAQYIIPNCDTVKQVVINGGQIQDPTSLHFGYQTLPCSYLSINIINEPRRRCFMSSTTVEYQNKGFVTAQNVEVKVEYPDYIFPVSSSPSWSRKEGNSYFFDIGSLAAGNSEKIVFQDSVICGIEEIRGLTQCVKATISPANSCEDWTDNENKYEITGRCVGGGIARYTIKNLTNTATDSIPYRLYANSQVFREANTLLSANGEVEIEVFTNGMTMRMELFPQNHDPISAFVEGCQVAIPYKTKAENPNPVVSVAPVQQSGVALPQNDGGERSETSCSEILDSYDPNDKQVVPFGLTNENLIEKTTELDYTIRFQNTGTIEAVNIVVLDTLSEFLDIETIRLGMVSHDYKLLIDGDADTRVLRFEFDNINLPDSNSNEPASHGFIKFKIKQKANNSIGTVIKNRAAIYFDFNSPIITNTISNKVAILPLRNDNLNLPVFNCSDANFELIANAGTDIETSNSTATLAAKATQVFGNWSLLSGFGELEDASKNNSKVTGVLPFPTKLVWRVAVCGEAKQDTVIVQSTNTDYKFTIDFNETEATLSVPTGKVTYQWYRDGVLITGQTGAKLDLSTLENRIGVYTVVISSGDTSITSEPFTIDKILSNDDFIKANYIKIYPNPTTSLLNVELNTVLNASEVILVNALGMELQTTKIINSDKVTLELNNLSNGIYFVKIVSQKGIFYKKVVLKK